The Granulicella arctica genome segment GACATGGTGCAGTCGGCCTCGGCTCTGCTGGCGTGCGGACGGACGGATACGGCACGGCGGGCGCTGGTTTATCTGGCTTGTACGCAGCGTCCGGACGGCAGCTTTGCGCAGAATTTCTGGGTCGATGGGACGCCTTACTGGACGGGGATTCAGCTCGATGAGGTGGCGTTCCCGATCATCCTTGCGTGGCGGCTGTGGAAGGTCGGCGGGTTGGGGGACTTCGATGTCTTTCACTTTGTCGAGAACGCGGCGGCTTTTCTGGTCCGCTACGCTCCGGTGACGCAGCAGGAGCGATGGGAGGAGAACGCGGGTTACTCGCCTTCTACGCTGGCGGCGGTGATTTCGGGGTTGATTTGCGCTGCGGATATAGCGCGAGCCCATCAGTCGGTTGAACTGGCTAGCTTTCTTGAGACGTATGCCGATTGGATCGAGGCGAACCTTGATACGTGGACGACGACCGATGATGGCGTGCTGCTGCCGGATGTGAAGCGGCATTACATGCGTATTCGCCCTCCGGCTCCGGAAGATCCTTTTTATAACCCTCAGATTCCGATCGGCAGCATTCATCTTTCGAATCGCGGTCCGGACGAGCGATTTGATTTTGCGGCTCGCGAGGTGATTGATGCGGGCTTCCTGGAGCTGGTTCGTTATGGCATTCGCCGTGCGGATGATCCACTGATCGTGGATTCGCTGAAGGTGGTCGACCATTGCCTGAAGATCGAGACTCCTTATGGGCCGTGCTGGCGACGGTACAACCACGATGGTTATGGCCAGAAGAAGGACGGTGGGCCTTACGATGGCTATGGTCAGGGTCGTGCGTGGCCGCTGCTGGGTGGAGAGCGCGCGCACTACGAGCTTGCCGCCGGGCATGATGTGAAACCGTTTATTAGGGCGTATGAGGGCTTTAGTTCGGTTGGAGGGATGCTTCCTGAGCAGGTTTGGGACTATGCGGATATTCCCTCGGAGGGCATGTACTTCGGCAAGTCGGCCGGGTCTGCGCAGCCGCTGGTCTGGGCCCATGCGGAGTACTTGAAGTTGCTGCGTTCGGTTGTGGATGGCCGGGTCTTCGACCGTATCTCCGCAGTTGAGGATCGTTATGCCAAGGGGCCTGAGCAGCGGAGCTTCAAGAGTCTGATCGAGGTGTACCAGACCACTCGGGCGATTAGCTCGATTCCGGCGGGTCTGATGCTGCGCATCCTGGATCCGGTGGCCTTCCGGGTTGTCTATACGTTTGATAACTGGGCTACGACGCTGCATGCCGAATCTCGTGCCGTCGGCTATCCCGGCTCGTATGCGGACATTTTTACTGCCCCGGAGCAACGGGGGAGCATTATTTTTACGCTTTACTGGCCGGGGGAGGATCGCTGGCTGGGTCGTAATGTTGAAGTTGCCCTTACGCCGCCGTGAACGGGCGATGTCTGTCTCTCGCGTCCTTTTTGGGGTGTGGAGTGCTCGTATGGGGCACTCGAAATGCTCTAGTACACTGTTCAAAGCGCCGTTTTTAACCAGCAAGTGCAGGATAGAAGGACCAGAACACGATATCTTGAAACCCGAGCCGCCGCCCTGAGCTGCGCCTCTAAAGGAAAAGTATGAGCGAACAAGAGCAGCAGAAGGACCAGCACGCGCTGGATCAGCTTTCCATCAATACTCTCCGTTTTCTCGCCGTCGACCAGGTGGAGAAGGCCAAAAACGGCCACCCCGGCGCCCCCCTCGGCTGTGCGCCCATTGCTTATCTGCTCTTCCACAAGTTCATGAAGCACGATCCCTCCGACCCGAAGTGGTCCGATCGCGATCGCTTTGTTCTGTCCAATGGACATGCCTCCGCCCTGCTGTATGGCGTACTGCACCTCTCCGGCTATGACCTGCCGATGGAGCAGTTGGAGCAGTTCCGCGAGTGGGGATCGCACACGGCGGGCCACCCGGAGTATGGCGAGACGCCTGGCGTCGAAGTGACTACAGGTCCGCTCGGCCAGGGCTTCGGTATGGCTGTCGGCCTTGCCATCGCAGAGAAGCATCTTGCGGCTATCTACAATCATGAGAACCACACGCCGGTTGATCACCACACCTATGTTCTGTGCGGCGATGGCGACCTGATGGAAGGCATCTCGCACGAGTCGGCTTCGCTTGCCGGAACGCTCGGGCTGGGTAAGCTGATTGTTCTGTATGACGACAACCTGATCTCGCTGGATGGGCCTACCGATCTCTCCTATACCGAGGATGTGACCAAGCGGTTTGAGGCATACCACTGGCAGGTGCAGCATGTTGCTGATGGCAATGATCTTGTGGCGCTCGAGGCGGCTATCAAGAACGCGAAGGCGGAGACGACTCGGCCTTCACTGATCAAGGTGCGGACGGTGATCGGCTATGGCAGCCCCAAGGCAGGTACGAAGGGCGTGCACGGCGAGGCGCTCGGTGCTGAGGCGACCAAGGCGACCAAGCGGAATCTCGGCTTCCCTGAGGATAAGAGCTTTTACGTTCCGGAGGAGGCCGCCAAGAACTGGGGCACCGTCGTCGAGCGGGGTAAGAAGGATCATGCTGCCTGGCAGAAGAAGTACGAGGAGTACGCCAAGGCATATCCGGCGGAGGCTGCCGAGTATGACCGTACCCAGGCCGCAAAGCTTGCTGATGGCTGGGAGAAGAAGCTGCCGGTCTTCCCGACGGACAAGCCGGTCGCGACGCGTAACGCAGGTCAGGTTGTGATGAATGCGGTTGCTGGCGTGATTCCTGAGCTGTTTGGCGGCGCTGCCGATCTGACCAGCTCCACGAAGACCATCTTCAAGGATTCGCCGAGCTTCCACGTCGATCCCAAGGGGCGCAACGTCTTCTTCGGCGTCCGCGAGTTTGGCATGATGGCGGCGGTGAACGGGATTGCGGCGCACGGTGGGCTGATTCCTTTCGGTTCAACCTTCTTTACCTTCTCGGACTACGCTCGTTCGGCGATGCGCATGGGCGCACTGATGTCGGTGCACTCGCTGTATGTCTTCACGCATGATTCGATCGGCCTTGGCGCAGATGGCCCGACGCACCAGCCGGTCGAACATCTGATGAGCCTCCGCGCTATCCCGCAGCTTACCGACTTCCGTCCGGCGGATGCGAACGAGACGGCTGCCTGCTGGCGTCTGGCTCTCGAGCGCAAGAGTGCCAGCTTTATGGCGCTCTCACGGCAGGATCTGCCGGTGCTGGATGCGGAGAAGTACAAGGTTGCCGAGGGTGTTAAGCATGGTGCTTATGCGCTGGACGATTCGGGCAAGGACATCATTCTGATTGCCACGGGCTCTGAGGTTGAGTTGGTGTTGAAGGCTGCGGAGGTGCTGAAGACGGAGGGGATTCATGCCTCGGTCGTCTCGATGCCGAGCTTCCGGATCTTCGACGAGCAGGATGAGGCCTACAAGGCGAAGTTGCTGCCCGAGGGTACACCGAAGCTGGCGGTCGAAGCCGGTGCCACGATGGGCTGGTGGAAGTATGTCGGACACAATGGCGGCATCATCGGGGTCGACCGCTTTGGCGCTTCGGCTCCGGGACCGCTTGTGATGGAGAAGCTGGGTGTCAGCGTGCCTCACATCGTCGAGCTGGCCAAAAAACTAGTCAAGAAATAACAAACCGGTACCCCATGTTCAGAGATGCTTCTGCGCATGGGGTTTCTCAATCCCCGGAGAAGCATGATGGTCGAAAGCGAACGCGAGATGGTTCGGAAGTATCCTGACCCTGCCGCACCGAACGAGGAGCGGTTCACCTCGCTCCAGCCTACTTACGAAGATAGTGTCCCGGACGACGATACCGCCGACTGGGATGATGACCGCATCAGTTAGCCAGAGGAGTTGAATGCTATGAAGATCGCGATTGCATCCGATCACGCCGGATTTCCGCTGAAGGAAGAGGTGCGTGACCATATCCGCAAGCTTGGTCATGAGGTCCACGATCTCGGAGCCTACAACACGGAGCCGTCGGACTATCCGGACTTTGCCGTTCTGGTAGGCAAGGAGCTGATGGCTGGGACTGCGGAGCGGGGAATCCTGATCTGCGGCTCGGGTGTGGGGGTCTGCATTGCCGCGAACAAGATGCCGGGTGTTCGGGCGGGCATGTGCCACGACACGTATTCCGCGCATCAGGGCGTTGAGCATGACGAGATGAATGTTCTCGTGCTGGGCGCGCGCATTATTGGTTCGGCGCTCGCCTTCGAGTGTGTCGAGTCGTATTTGAAGGCCGAATTTATTGCCACGGAAGAGCGCTTTGTTCGTCGCTTGAACAAGGTGAGAGCCATTGAAAAGCAGTACATGCCTTCTGTGGCGGGAACGACGCTCGCTTCCTGAAACTGTCTGACAGCCGCATCCGCAACACGAACCGAAGCATCTGAGGGTCATGGCACTTAACACGCAGCCACGCATTTGGTTCATCACCGGCGCCTCGACCGGCTTTGGCCGTCATCTGGCCGAAGAGATTCTTGCATCCGGCGGCAAGGTGATTGCGACCGCTCGTTCGGTGGACAAGATTGCCGATCTCGAGGTGAGGTATCCCGGTTCGGCCATCGCTTTGGCGCTCGATGTTACGGATCAGGGGCAGGTGGATTCTGCCGTTACCCAGGCCTTTGCGAAGTTTGGCTGCGTCGATGTGCTCGTGAACAACGCGGGATATGGGCTTGCCGGGGCCATTGAAGAGGCCGCTGAGGCGGAGTTTATGCCGGTCTTCGAGACGAACGTCTTTGGGCTGATTCGGGTTACGCGGTCTTTTCTGCCATATCTTCGTAAGCAGCGTTCGGGGCATATTCTGAATCTTTCGTCGATTGGCGGCCTGATCGGCTCGGCTGGGTGGGGTTACTACAACGCGAGCAAATTTGCAGTAAACGGCTTCTCTGAGGCGCTTGCGGCGGAGCTTGCGCCGCTCGGCATTCATGTAACGATTGTCGAGCCAGGCCCCTTCCGCACGGATTTCCTGAGCCGCTCCGGTGTGGAGGCCAAGCAGCGTATCGCTGATTATGACGCTACGGCGGGCAAGACTCGCGCCTACTTCCGCAATGAGGCGGGTAAGCAGAAGGGTGATCCGATCAAGGCTGTGCGCGCCATGATTGCTGCGGTGGAGTCGTCCGATCCGCCGAAGCATCTGGTGCTCGGGGCGCTGGCCTACAACCGTATGGCAGCGCGGCTCGAACAGTGGAGCAGGGAGCTCAAAGCAGGAGAACCGACCTCGCTGGGGGCTGATTTTCCTGACACGCCTGAGAAGAACGCCTATCCGGAGGCTAGTTAGCAGTGAGCGAGATCAAAGCCATCTTCTGGGATATTGGGGGCGTATTGCTCACCAATGGGTGGGACAGGAACCAGCGCTGTCGTGTGCTCAGCTCGATGAAGGTCGATCTTGCTGATTATGAGTCTCGTCACGATGCGGCGAACTTTTTCTGGGATCGGGGACTCTCGACGGCGCAGGAGTTCTTTCGCAAGACGGTCTTTCATCCCGATCAGCCCTCGCATAGTTTTTCTTACGATGAGTTGTGGGCGCTGGTGTGTGGAGAGAGCAAGATTCTTCACCTCGATTGTTTTAAGATCCTTGCGGCTCTTCAGGCGCAGGGTAAGTACAAGCTCGCTACGCTCAATAACGAGTCTCGCGAGTTGAATGAGTACCGGCTCAACACGTTTCAGCTTCGGCCGTACTTTGATTTCTTTATCTGCTCCGGCTACGTCCACGAGATGAAGCCCCATCCCAATATCTACCGCGCAGCCGTTGAGATCTCCGGGTTTGCACCGCAGCAGACGCTTTTTATTGACGATAAACAGGAAAACTGCACCGCCGCCGTCTCGCTTGGTATGAACGCCATTCGTTTCGAATCCCCGGCGCAACTCACATTCGACTTAGCTCAACACGGCATTCAAGCCGCATAAGAAAGGAACACGATGGAACTTGGAATTATTGGACTTGGCAAGATGGGCTTCAACATGGCGGAGCGTCTCCGGCTTGCTGGACATAAGGTAGTCGGCTTCGACTTCAACAAAGAGGCGACTGCAAAGCTCACCGCTACGGGTTCGATTGGCGTGGACTCGCTCGAGGACCTCGTTAAGAATCTGGCTGCGCCGCGCGCCGTGTGGCTCATGGTTCCTTCGGGCGATCCGGTCGATCAGACCATCGCGAAGCTGGAGCCGCTGATGCAGAAGGGTGACACCTTTATCGATGGCGGCAATTCGAACTATAAGGACACGCAGCGTCGTCATGCCGAGGCTGCTGCGAAGGGCTTTGAGTTCGTCGATTGTGGAACCTCCGGCGGTATCTGGGGACTTCGCGAGGGCTATAGCATGATGGTCGGCGGCGATAAGGCTCCGGTTGAGCGGCTGACGCCGATCTTCGAGGCGCTTGCTCCTGCAAAGGACGAGGGTTGGGGGCATGTTGGGCCGTCTGGCGCTGGTCATTTCGTGAAGATGGTCCACAATGGTATCGAGTACGGCCTGATGGAGGCGTATGCCGAGGGTTTCTCGATCATGAAGGCGAAGGAGACGCTGAATCTCGACCTCGTACAGATCTCCGAGATCTGGCAGAAGGGATCGGTTGTCCGTTCGTGGCTGCTGGATCTGACCGCCGATGCGCTCAAGAAGAACCCCAGCCTCGATGGAATGGAAGCCTATGTTCCCGACTCCGGCGAGGGGCGTTGGACGGTGTTCGAGGCGATCGATCTCGATGTCTCCGCGCCGGTTATCACCGAGTCGCTTATCCGTCGTCTGCGCTCGCGCGAGGCGAACAACTTCACCGACCGTATGATCTCGATTATGCGGAACGAATTCGGTGGTCACGCTATCAAGAAGTCCTGACCTGTTCGAGGATCGTGCGAACGGGAGAACATTGTTTGCACGATCCT includes the following:
- a CDS encoding glycoside hydrolase family 15 protein, producing MSDLAASYLWLDDQGPAFGSPGLKPRWTSSRKDSVSTAYAASSRVWFTLSHGTLNEIYYPTIDRPQTRDMELLFTDGETFFHEEKRNFTYDFQYIDPHAPAVRVSGSDPQGRYTVTKEFISDPHHPVVLMNVKVTGDEAVLSRLKCYPLLAPHLNGGGAGNSARSIEVAGQRAILAWKGNTSLALGADCGFTRSSCGYVGTSDGYQDLASDMKMDWQFGQALDGNIALMGEIDVASHREFTIAIAFGDGHHAALAGLMQTLSTPYNEHLERFIAQWNRAASPDELAAASTDDGRLMRISHRIVLTHEDKTFSGAFIASASIPWGASKGDDDLGGYHLVWTRDMVQSASALLACGRTDTARRALVYLACTQRPDGSFAQNFWVDGTPYWTGIQLDEVAFPIILAWRLWKVGGLGDFDVFHFVENAAAFLVRYAPVTQQERWEENAGYSPSTLAAVISGLICAADIARAHQSVELASFLETYADWIEANLDTWTTTDDGVLLPDVKRHYMRIRPPAPEDPFYNPQIPIGSIHLSNRGPDERFDFAAREVIDAGFLELVRYGIRRADDPLIVDSLKVVDHCLKIETPYGPCWRRYNHDGYGQKKDGGPYDGYGQGRAWPLLGGERAHYELAAGHDVKPFIRAYEGFSSVGGMLPEQVWDYADIPSEGMYFGKSAGSAQPLVWAHAEYLKLLRSVVDGRVFDRISAVEDRYAKGPEQRSFKSLIEVYQTTRAISSIPAGLMLRILDPVAFRVVYTFDNWATTLHAESRAVGYPGSYADIFTAPEQRGSIIFTLYWPGEDRWLGRNVEVALTPP
- the tkt gene encoding transketolase, which translates into the protein MSEQEQQKDQHALDQLSINTLRFLAVDQVEKAKNGHPGAPLGCAPIAYLLFHKFMKHDPSDPKWSDRDRFVLSNGHASALLYGVLHLSGYDLPMEQLEQFREWGSHTAGHPEYGETPGVEVTTGPLGQGFGMAVGLAIAEKHLAAIYNHENHTPVDHHTYVLCGDGDLMEGISHESASLAGTLGLGKLIVLYDDNLISLDGPTDLSYTEDVTKRFEAYHWQVQHVADGNDLVALEAAIKNAKAETTRPSLIKVRTVIGYGSPKAGTKGVHGEALGAEATKATKRNLGFPEDKSFYVPEEAAKNWGTVVERGKKDHAAWQKKYEEYAKAYPAEAAEYDRTQAAKLADGWEKKLPVFPTDKPVATRNAGQVVMNAVAGVIPELFGGAADLTSSTKTIFKDSPSFHVDPKGRNVFFGVREFGMMAAVNGIAAHGGLIPFGSTFFTFSDYARSAMRMGALMSVHSLYVFTHDSIGLGADGPTHQPVEHLMSLRAIPQLTDFRPADANETAACWRLALERKSASFMALSRQDLPVLDAEKYKVAEGVKHGAYALDDSGKDIILIATGSEVELVLKAAEVLKTEGIHASVVSMPSFRIFDEQDEAYKAKLLPEGTPKLAVEAGATMGWWKYVGHNGGIIGVDRFGASAPGPLVMEKLGVSVPHIVELAKKLVKK
- the rpiB gene encoding ribose 5-phosphate isomerase B, producing the protein MKIAIASDHAGFPLKEEVRDHIRKLGHEVHDLGAYNTEPSDYPDFAVLVGKELMAGTAERGILICGSGVGVCIAANKMPGVRAGMCHDTYSAHQGVEHDEMNVLVLGARIIGSALAFECVESYLKAEFIATEERFVRRLNKVRAIEKQYMPSVAGTTLAS
- a CDS encoding oxidoreductase encodes the protein MALNTQPRIWFITGASTGFGRHLAEEILASGGKVIATARSVDKIADLEVRYPGSAIALALDVTDQGQVDSAVTQAFAKFGCVDVLVNNAGYGLAGAIEEAAEAEFMPVFETNVFGLIRVTRSFLPYLRKQRSGHILNLSSIGGLIGSAGWGYYNASKFAVNGFSEALAAELAPLGIHVTIVEPGPFRTDFLSRSGVEAKQRIADYDATAGKTRAYFRNEAGKQKGDPIKAVRAMIAAVESSDPPKHLVLGALAYNRMAARLEQWSRELKAGEPTSLGADFPDTPEKNAYPEAS
- a CDS encoding HAD family hydrolase; the protein is MSEIKAIFWDIGGVLLTNGWDRNQRCRVLSSMKVDLADYESRHDAANFFWDRGLSTAQEFFRKTVFHPDQPSHSFSYDELWALVCGESKILHLDCFKILAALQAQGKYKLATLNNESRELNEYRLNTFQLRPYFDFFICSGYVHEMKPHPNIYRAAVEISGFAPQQTLFIDDKQENCTAAVSLGMNAIRFESPAQLTFDLAQHGIQAA
- the gnd gene encoding phosphogluconate dehydrogenase (NAD(+)-dependent, decarboxylating) encodes the protein MELGIIGLGKMGFNMAERLRLAGHKVVGFDFNKEATAKLTATGSIGVDSLEDLVKNLAAPRAVWLMVPSGDPVDQTIAKLEPLMQKGDTFIDGGNSNYKDTQRRHAEAAAKGFEFVDCGTSGGIWGLREGYSMMVGGDKAPVERLTPIFEALAPAKDEGWGHVGPSGAGHFVKMVHNGIEYGLMEAYAEGFSIMKAKETLNLDLVQISEIWQKGSVVRSWLLDLTADALKKNPSLDGMEAYVPDSGEGRWTVFEAIDLDVSAPVITESLIRRLRSREANNFTDRMISIMRNEFGGHAIKKS